The Rhopalosiphum maidis isolate BTI-1 chromosome 1, ASM367621v3, whole genome shotgun sequence genome has a segment encoding these proteins:
- the LOC113560901 gene encoding synaptic vesicle glycoprotein 2B isoform X1, with amino-acid sequence MVVDHSGSNSPDTKYNNGRVKNQETIDLKIKSGTLDRYEKKLDAIENGSFPPTKEVADFEQAIELTGYGKFHYLLLVVCGFVSTSEEMDVICMSFILPSAQCDLKLNTSSKGWLNSIIFIGMMAGAYIWGSLADALGRRKVLIVISFMNALCIVASTFAQSYGVFMFFRFLNGAALGGSGPVIWSYFAEFQPKNKRGSMLSSMAAFWTLGNLFVASLAWMIIPQDIGYRSPTFLYNSWRIFLAICSIPSVLVAVFLFFLPESPKFLLTRNDHKKALEVFKQIYATNTGNDPEMYPVKSLVTKSNAIEHDSTKSISFKSMTEEVAHNTKMIFMPPILKYTWISIVINLSFHIGYYGLMMWFPELFNRFDEYARAHNGSEQALVCEVTEFVVKTGSHSHVDLCSDKIESGVFLESFITVAAAIPSNIFAVLGMDTLGRKFFLVFSTMASGICAVGLSLITSKRQNLVVSAIFSSAISCGNAALDCLITEIFPTNLRATGMAISMVAARLGGIIGNIVIAALLDLYCPLPTYIVAVLLIGGGLLCLLLPNTTREPLT; translated from the exons atggTGGTAGATCATAGTGGATCAAATAGTccag ACACGAAATACAATAATGGCAGGGTAAAAAACCAAGAAACTATcgatctaaaaattaaaa gTGGAACGTTAGAtagatacgaaaaaaaattagacgCCATCGAAAATGGTTCTTTTCCTCCCACCAAGGAGGTTGCAGATTTCGAACAAGCAATTGAACTCACAG GTTATGGAAAATTCCATTATTTACTGTTGGTTGTGTGTGGTTTTGTTAGCACCAGTGAAGAAATGGATGTTATATGTATGTCTTTCATATTACCATCAGCCCAATGTGATCTTAAGCTAAATACGTCCTCCAAAGGATGGctcaattcaattatattcattg GTATGATGGCTGGCGCATACATTTGGGGTTCGCTAGCTGATGCATTGGGTCGTCGTAAagtattaattgttatcaGTTTTATGAATGCCCTGTGTATTGTAGCATCAACTTTTGCACAGTCTTACGGTGTATTTATGttctttagatttttaaatggaGCTGC attgggTGGTAGTGGTCCTGTTATATGGTCATACTTTGCTGAATTCCAGCCTAAAAACAAACGTGGTTCAATGTTGAGTTCGATGGCAGCATTTTGGACTCTTGGGAATTTGTTTGTAGCAT CATTAGCATGGATGATCATACCACAAGATATTGGCTATAGGTCCCCTACCTTTTTATACAATTCTTGGAGAATATTTTTGGCTATATGTTCCATTCCTAGCGTACTTGTTGCTGTGTTCCTGTTTTTTTTACCAGAGAGTCCAAAGTTTTTATTGACTCGTAATGATCACAAAAAAGCATTGGAAGTATTCAAGCAAATCTACGCTACCAATACAGGAAATGATCCTGAAATGTATCCa gttaaaTCATTGGTAACTAAATCAAATGCTATTGAACATGATAGTACAAAaagtatttcttttaaaagtaTGACTGAAGAAGTAGCTCATAATACTAAGATGATATTTATGCCaccaatattaaagtatacgtGGATATCTATAGTAATCAACCTCAGTTTTCATATTGG ctattatGGTCTCATGATGTGGTTTCCGGAGCTATTTAATAGATTTGATGAATATGCTCGAGCCCATAATGGTAGTGAACAAGCACTTGTGTGCGag GTGACTGAATTTGTAGTTAAGACAGGATCACACTCTCATGTGGACTTATGTTCAGACAAAATCGAAAGCGGCGTTTTCCTTGAATCATTTATTACAGTGGCAGCTGCCATTCCTAGCAATATATTTGCAGTATTGGGAATGGATACATTGGGTAGAAAATTCTTTTTAG TTTTCAGTACAATGGCATCTGGAATATGTGCTGTTGGCTTGTCACTAATTACAAGTAAAAGACAAAATTTAGTAGTATCTGCTATTTTTAGCAGTGCTATTAGTTGTGGTAATGCTGCTTTGGATTGTTTAATCACAGAAATTTTTCCTACAAATTTAAG agCTACTGGAATGGCTATATCAATGGTAGCTGCCAGACTTGGAGGTATTATTGGAAATATTGTTATCGCTGCGCTACTTGATCTATATTGTCCTTTACCTACTTACATAGTAGCTGTGCTCCTGATAG GTGGAGGACTTTTGTGCCTATTGTTGCCTAACACCACAAGAGAACCATTAACGTGA
- the LOC113560901 gene encoding synaptic vesicle glycoprotein 2B isoform X2: MVVDHSGSNSPGGTLDRYEKKLDAIENGSFPPTKEVADFEQAIELTGYGKFHYLLLVVCGFVSTSEEMDVICMSFILPSAQCDLKLNTSSKGWLNSIIFIGMMAGAYIWGSLADALGRRKVLIVISFMNALCIVASTFAQSYGVFMFFRFLNGAALGGSGPVIWSYFAEFQPKNKRGSMLSSMAAFWTLGNLFVASLAWMIIPQDIGYRSPTFLYNSWRIFLAICSIPSVLVAVFLFFLPESPKFLLTRNDHKKALEVFKQIYATNTGNDPEMYPVKSLVTKSNAIEHDSTKSISFKSMTEEVAHNTKMIFMPPILKYTWISIVINLSFHIGYYGLMMWFPELFNRFDEYARAHNGSEQALVCEVTEFVVKTGSHSHVDLCSDKIESGVFLESFITVAAAIPSNIFAVLGMDTLGRKFFLVFSTMASGICAVGLSLITSKRQNLVVSAIFSSAISCGNAALDCLITEIFPTNLRATGMAISMVAARLGGIIGNIVIAALLDLYCPLPTYIVAVLLIGGGLLCLLLPNTTREPLT; the protein is encoded by the exons atggTGGTAGATCATAGTGGATCAAATAGTccag gTGGAACGTTAGAtagatacgaaaaaaaattagacgCCATCGAAAATGGTTCTTTTCCTCCCACCAAGGAGGTTGCAGATTTCGAACAAGCAATTGAACTCACAG GTTATGGAAAATTCCATTATTTACTGTTGGTTGTGTGTGGTTTTGTTAGCACCAGTGAAGAAATGGATGTTATATGTATGTCTTTCATATTACCATCAGCCCAATGTGATCTTAAGCTAAATACGTCCTCCAAAGGATGGctcaattcaattatattcattg GTATGATGGCTGGCGCATACATTTGGGGTTCGCTAGCTGATGCATTGGGTCGTCGTAAagtattaattgttatcaGTTTTATGAATGCCCTGTGTATTGTAGCATCAACTTTTGCACAGTCTTACGGTGTATTTATGttctttagatttttaaatggaGCTGC attgggTGGTAGTGGTCCTGTTATATGGTCATACTTTGCTGAATTCCAGCCTAAAAACAAACGTGGTTCAATGTTGAGTTCGATGGCAGCATTTTGGACTCTTGGGAATTTGTTTGTAGCAT CATTAGCATGGATGATCATACCACAAGATATTGGCTATAGGTCCCCTACCTTTTTATACAATTCTTGGAGAATATTTTTGGCTATATGTTCCATTCCTAGCGTACTTGTTGCTGTGTTCCTGTTTTTTTTACCAGAGAGTCCAAAGTTTTTATTGACTCGTAATGATCACAAAAAAGCATTGGAAGTATTCAAGCAAATCTACGCTACCAATACAGGAAATGATCCTGAAATGTATCCa gttaaaTCATTGGTAACTAAATCAAATGCTATTGAACATGATAGTACAAAaagtatttcttttaaaagtaTGACTGAAGAAGTAGCTCATAATACTAAGATGATATTTATGCCaccaatattaaagtatacgtGGATATCTATAGTAATCAACCTCAGTTTTCATATTGG ctattatGGTCTCATGATGTGGTTTCCGGAGCTATTTAATAGATTTGATGAATATGCTCGAGCCCATAATGGTAGTGAACAAGCACTTGTGTGCGag GTGACTGAATTTGTAGTTAAGACAGGATCACACTCTCATGTGGACTTATGTTCAGACAAAATCGAAAGCGGCGTTTTCCTTGAATCATTTATTACAGTGGCAGCTGCCATTCCTAGCAATATATTTGCAGTATTGGGAATGGATACATTGGGTAGAAAATTCTTTTTAG TTTTCAGTACAATGGCATCTGGAATATGTGCTGTTGGCTTGTCACTAATTACAAGTAAAAGACAAAATTTAGTAGTATCTGCTATTTTTAGCAGTGCTATTAGTTGTGGTAATGCTGCTTTGGATTGTTTAATCACAGAAATTTTTCCTACAAATTTAAG agCTACTGGAATGGCTATATCAATGGTAGCTGCCAGACTTGGAGGTATTATTGGAAATATTGTTATCGCTGCGCTACTTGATCTATATTGTCCTTTACCTACTTACATAGTAGCTGTGCTCCTGATAG GTGGAGGACTTTTGTGCCTATTGTTGCCTAACACCACAAGAGAACCATTAACGTGA